The genome window ACTATACCGGTGCCGCCTCCAATGCCTGGGAGTGGTATTCCTATTCCACCACCACCTCCTCCTCCACCTCCTCCTCCGTCAATTCCAAATATTGTAAAAGAAGAGGCGAAAGATATTGGTAAACAAATACCTCAGGAAAGAGATAAGCATAAAGAAGGACTGGCAAAAGCTATAGAGGCACAAAGAAAAAAAATAGAAAAGCAAAACTCAGGAAGAGGAGTATAATTTGTTCAGGAATTTACTGGCTCTATATGTTATCGCTGCTTTTGATTCTTGTTGCAGCATTGTTGTTGCGTGGCTCGGAAAATGTGTTCGTTCGATGTCATTCCTGCGAAAGCAGGAATCCAAAAAAATAACTTCAATATTGATTTAGAAGTTACATATTTGATATAATAAACATATAAAAAAACAAGTTTTTTATATATTTCACTGGATTTCCGCTTTCGCGGGAATGACATAAAACGAGCTATGCAACACGCCGGCTTGACCACAGGCGATGTGAGTGGAATATATTAAATTAATTTTCTTTCATATAGCCTAAAGAGTTTGTATCATATGATGTTATCACCAAAAGAAAATATTATATGTTTAATTCAGCTTTTTTAGTTGCATTTTTTACCACGATTATCCGTTATTATGATTATGTTTTATTTGGTTTATCGGCTAGTATTCTCGCACAAAATTTCTTGCCTAATATAGAGCAGGATAAACAACTACTTGGTTTTTTTGCCATTCTTAGTGCAGCCGTTATAGTACGACCTTTAGGGTCTTTAATTTTTGGATTTATCGGAGATAAATACGGGCGTACTAAATCTATTAAGATATCAATGTTCATGAGTAGCATTTCTACCGGATTAATTGCTATTACTCCTTCCTTTGAGATGATAGGTATTTTTGCTACGGTAATACTAACATTATGTCGAATGGTTTTTTTAGCAAGCCTTGCCGGAGAAGTTGACGGAATAAAGGTTTATGTAGCTGAAAAAACAGGAGTTAATCGGAAAAATTTAAATATAGGAATAGTTTCATGTTGCAGCCAAATAGGTGCATTACTTGCGGCTATAGCTTATTATTATGCTAGCAATTCTGATATCCAGTATTTATGGCGTTTAAATTTCTTTATCGGTGCAATATTTGGTTTATTTGCTATTTTGATGAGAAATTTTTTTAAAGAAACTAGCGAATTCTTATATTATAAAAATAAACCTTCATCAAAAAGTACCATATGGCAAATTATAAAAGATAATAAACTATCCTTTATAATAGCATTACTAATAAACGGTGCTATTGGAGGAGTGTATCACTTTTTAGTAATTTTCTTAGGAGTTTTTTTAACAAAAATAGCTTTTATAAATCATCCTGAAATAAGATTTATGAATATAGCTCTTACTACTACCTATGGAATATCAGCCGTTTTTGCAGGGCTGCTTGCCGATAAAATAAACCCTTTAAGACAGATTACATGGGCTTTATTTGTTAGCATTATTGCTGCTTTAGGAATGCAAATAATGTTATACAAACAAATATTTAATATTCTCTGTCCCGTTATATTAATAGGACTTGCAGCATTTTATGCAGTACCGCTACAAATTATTGTTCAATCTTTGTTTAAGACTAATGTTAAAATGAGGCTTTATAGTCTATCTCATTCTTTTGGAGGTATTATTCTATCCTCAACTACTCCTTTCTTTAGTATGTTGTTGTGGCAAAATTTTAAGTCACTATCTCTAACTTTAAGCTTTTTTATATTTTTGCTTATAACATTAATGAGTACAGTGTTGGTTTTACGTAAGGTATCATCCTTGCATGGATACTAAATCGTCATTGCGAGTGACTAAAGGCTTGGTTGCATGGCTCGGTTTTTTTGTTGTCATCCCGTGATTTATTCACGGGATCCAGTTAAAAATACTAAAATTATTAGTATTTTTTATTGTTTTTGCGGGAATGACATAAATGAGCCATGCAACAGACTCAAAAACAAGAATAACATCAATTGTCTTAGATAACTCTTCCG of Rickettsia tillamookensis contains these proteins:
- a CDS encoding MFS transporter produces the protein MFNSAFLVAFFTTIIRYYDYVLFGLSASILAQNFLPNIEQDKQLLGFFAILSAAVIVRPLGSLIFGFIGDKYGRTKSIKISMFMSSISTGLIAITPSFEMIGIFATVILTLCRMVFLASLAGEVDGIKVYVAEKTGVNRKNLNIGIVSCCSQIGALLAAIAYYYASNSDIQYLWRLNFFIGAIFGLFAILMRNFFKETSEFLYYKNKPSSKSTIWQIIKDNKLSFIIALLINGAIGGVYHFLVIFLGVFLTKIAFINHPEIRFMNIALTTTYGISAVFAGLLADKINPLRQITWALFVSIIAALGMQIMLYKQIFNILCPVILIGLAAFYAVPLQIIVQSLFKTNVKMRLYSLSHSFGGIILSSTTPFFSMLLWQNFKSLSLTLSFFIFLLITLMSTVLVLRKVSSLHGY